The Brassica napus cultivar Da-Ae chromosome A3 unlocalized genomic scaffold, Da-Ae chrA03_Random_11, whole genome shotgun sequence genome segment CATACATGTGGAATTAATAAAGTAAATCAATAGttctatttttctaaaaacacCATAACTGATGAATCATCAATTTCTGCGaccaaaataagtaataaaaacTGGATCTCCGGTTAAGAATAACCGGATTTAAACCGACCAAAGCAAGCAACTACGTATatgctataaatatatatattttttatgtatgtGTATTTCCACATTTGCCCCTTTGAGAAGACCGAAACGGATAAAAAAGGAATCCGCTGtttgaaacaaaacataagCCCATAGTAAGAAAAAGAACAGCCCCTGGTTTTGTCTCGATAATGGTATCTCTATCTTTTTTTCCCTGTTTTATATCTCATTCTTTCTCCTTAATCCCATTTTCATTACCAGATTCAGATTGAACAAAGTCTCTGTCTTTCGGTGGGGGGTTTGTGAGATTCATGGGGTTTGAAATGAAACAAGAGAAAGATGTTTTGAGTAAAGATCAATGTAAAGTTAAAAGCCCTAATCCAAACTCTGTTAATTCACCTCAtatcaagaaaaagaagaagaagaaggataagGATAAGACGAAGAAGAGGGGGATGCGACGGAAGAGGAGTGATTCTCCGGCGGATGAGATCACTCCGGTGCGGCGGCTGTTTGATACCTGCAAGGAAGTGTTCTCCAGTGGCGGTCCTGGAGTTATTCCTTCTGAAGATAAAATCCAACAGCTACGAGACATTCTTGGTATTGTAATTTCGATTCAAATCTCATTTGAATTTTTCTGGGTTTTTCATAAAGTTTCTGTTTTGATTTGAGTTTGGTTATGTAatatgttagataatatgaaAACAGAGGATGTCGGGTTAGCTCCGACCATGCCCTATTTCCGACCAGACTACGGACCAGAAGATGGGTCTTCGCCACCAATAACGTATCTGCATCTACACCAATGTGAACAATTCTCGGTAATGTCACCAAACACACAACACACTCACGGTTTTTGTCCTTTTTCCTTGTGGTGTAAGTAATCATCATTAGGGTTTTTTTATTGGCAGATCGGGATTTTTTGTTTGCCGCCTTCTGGTGTCATTCCTCTTCATAACCATCCAGGGATGACAGTTTTTAGCAAGCTTCTCTTTGGTACAATGCACATCAAGTCCTATGATTGGGTGGCTGATGCTCCAAGTAAGTTTACTTTTGTCCCAAGAAAACTTATTAGGGTTCAGTAGATATTTGAAGATAAGGAAGTCACTTTTAACTTAATATCTCAAAGATATAATCCCAatttagcaaaagaaaattataggTTTTGATTAGTGATGATACTTGGAATGGTAGTGttggaagttttttttttatgctgtTTCTACTCAAAAAGTCAAAAACGAATCTCAATGAAATATAGATTGGTCCATCTACCTTAAATAGTATTATAGGTCTCATCTCACTGATGTGATGATGACTCGAATCTCACTTTAGGACCGACCACATACTCTTAATGTAGGTCATCATCCTACTTGTGTCAAAAATTTGGATTGGTCTCAATAGGAACTAAAGATTCGATGTCTTTTTTCTATAGGTGCTCTGAATGTTATACAATTCCATTTTCACGTTTTAAATTATTACAGTTCAAGACATTTATCGTTTAGTGATATCTCAATTCGCAGTGAGAGATCCGAAAACCAGGCTGGCAAAACTGAAGATGGACTCAGCGTTAACCGCACCATGCAACGCCTCCATTTTGTACCCTGAAGATGGTGGGAACATGCATAGGTTCACAGCCATAACAGCGTGCGCGGTTCTAGACGTGCTTGGCCCTCCTTATTGCAATCCAGAAGGCAGACATTGCACTTACTTCCTAGAGTTCCCTTTGGACAACTTCTCATCAGGTGAGCTTTTTTTATACTTACTAGTCATAATAGCCTGTACACGAGTTACATGTAACTAGTCCAGATAgataaaaaagtttattatgttttttttttcagaaggAGGTGACGTTTTGAGAGGTGAAGTTGAGAAAGAAGGTCATGCATGGCTGCAAGAAAGAGGTGATAATCCAGAGGATCTTAACGTAGTTGGAGCTTTATACACAGGCCCAAAGGTTGAGGATTGAG includes the following:
- the LOC125594100 gene encoding plant cysteine oxidase 1-like, whose product is MGFEMKQEKDVLSKDQCKVKSPNPNSVNSPHIKKKKKKKDKDKTKKRGMRRKRSDSPADEITPVRRLFDTCKEVFSSGGPGVIPSEDKIQQLRDILDNMKTEDVGLAPTMPYFRPDYGPEDGSSPPITYLHLHQCEQFSIGIFCLPPSGVIPLHNHPGMTVFSKLLFGTMHIKSYDWVADAPMRDPKTRLAKLKMDSALTAPCNASILYPEDGGNMHRFTAITACAVLDVLGPPYCNPEGRHCTYFLEFPLDNFSSEGGDVLRGEVEKEGHAWLQERGDNPEDLNVVGALYTGPKVED